The nucleotide sequence TAAAGTCTTCTGAAGCTGCCGCCCGTGTTGAGCTGTCTAATGCTATCAGTCTTGTTACACTTGATTTTAATGAGCCTGATTCGTTAAAGCCGATATGGCCATTGCCTCCAATGCCTAGTAATTGTAAATCTATTCCTCCTAATTCTTTTATTTTGTTTTCGTAATATTGACAATAGGAGGAGATTTTTTCAGGTGCTATAGTGCCATCAGGGATAAAATAATTTTCTTTTGGTATATCAACATGATCAAATAAATGCTCCTTCATGTACCTGACGTAGCTTTGCAGGGAATCAGGCTCCATTGGATAATATTCGTCGAGGTTAAAGGAGTAGACATTCCCAAAACTCAGCCCTTCTTCTTTATGCATTCTTACCAACTCCTTGTATACAGCTTTAGGAGAGGATCCTGTGGCTAAGCCCAGTACACAGTGTTGGTCTAGTATCTGCTTGCTTTTTATTATCCTTCCTATTTCTTTTGCTATTTCAATAGAGGCTTTTCCAGCATCATCATGGATAATGACTGGAATTTTTTCAAACCTTCCTAATAATCCTTTCCCTTCATTATAGTTGATAGTTCTATTGTCGCTACAAGGAGGAGTATAGTTTAGGGAAGCGTTTAATTCTTTGATCGCGTTATCTGAGTTAACTGCCATGATTGCTAAAAATTTTTATTTCTTGAAAAGTCTTAGGGTGATTAAGCCCCTTTAATAAACCCGCAACTGTTAATAGAGTTTGTTGAAGAGTTCTAAAAGAACAACATGCCAATGGATAGAGATTATGTTGTTTGCCACCATAATAAAAGTCCCTATTAAACCTGAATTATGCAATAGATTTCGTCATGAGGAAAAGTTCTATTGCATATTTCAGGTTAAACATATTGGGGTTTTTGTATTTTCTACGAGACTTAGCGTAAAATGTATATACTAATACTTGTTTTGTTCGTTTTTTGTTAGAAAAAATGATTTATGTTAGGGTTTTTAATGAACTTTTTTTATAATCGCAGTATTAAATGTATGAACAATTAATGTATAAAAATCTATGAAAGTAAGACACATCGTTTTTGGCCTTATGGCTTCTGTTGCGCTTTACTCTTGCGGTGGCTCACAGGATAATACAGAACAATCTTCAGCAAAAAAGGCAGTTGTTGAAGAAAATGAAGGTGCTGAAGAATTATCATTGGTTGTAGATACAGAGGCTTCTAATGTGAAGTGGAAAGGTACTATGATTAAAATAAAGCACCATGCAGGAGATTTAAAACTTAAAGAAGGCAATCTTGTAGTTAAAGGCAACTCTGTTACCGGTGGCTCTTTTACTGCCGATCTTTCTTCTATCAAACCTACTGATGATAATTACGATGAAGAAAATACTCCATCTAAACTAGTAGGTCATTTGTCTTCTGATGACTTTTTTGATGTAGAAAATTATCCTGAAGCAACATTTGTAATAAATGAAGTTGAAGGAAATACATTGGTAGGAGACTTAACTGTACGTGGTATTACCAATGAAGAAAAAGTAACAGATGTAGTAGTAGAAGAAGTTGATGGTGTTGTAACTGCTTCTGGAAAACTTGTTTTTGACCGTCAGGACTATGAAGTAGCTTGGTCAAGTGGGATGAAAGATGTTGTACTTGCTGATGATATTGAACTTGAAATTAGCTTAGTATCTAAAAAATAATATTCGAAAGTGGTTAACGAATAAGTGAAAAAAGGGCCGGCAATTCTGTCGGTCTTTTTTTATGCTTCTAATTCTTTTATAAATTTGCATAACACATATATCGGGGTGTAGCGTAGCCCGGTAGCGCGCTTGCATGGGGTGCAAGAGGTCGCAGGTTCAAATCCTGCCACTCCGACATTTTTTTCTGTTTATTGGCCTATCAGGTTTGTGATTTTTTTACCTCTGGATTGCTAGATGTCTAATACTACTTTTTAAGTGAAACGGATGTAGTGATTAGTTAGGCGCAAATACTACAAATAGCACAGGCGGAGTTTTTAAGGGTGCCTAAATGTAATATTTGTTGTTCTACTTTTGTTATATGCTTATCTTTGAGATAGAAATTCAAATAACTAAGAGGTTAACAGCTTTATTCCTTATTTTAGGAACAAGGTTGACCTTGTTTGGCTAATATGTTCATGCTGAGAAAGCTATTCCTTATCTTATTGCTGCTTTTTCTTTACGATTATGTTTCGGCAGTTAATATTTCTAATGGAACATTAAAGCTTTCCGAGCAATCGTGCGAAGAAACAGCTTCGCTCAGTGGCACGTGGTATTTCTCATGGGGGAAATTTGTCTCTTCACAGCAACTGGAGAAGGAGGGAGAGTTTGCCACCGTACCTGGGGAGTGGAAAGAAAGTGCTGTCGGTTTTTGTACCTATGGGTTGAAAGTGGTGGTTCCTGATACTGGGAAAAATTATACCATTTATATCCCTTCCGTACATTCTGCATATAAGATATACATTGACGACGTCTTGGTAGGGCAAGTTGGGAAACCAACTATGGGTGGTGATATGGTGCCACAAACGGTACCTCGTAAATTTTCCTTTAGACCTAATAAAGACACTACTTGGTTGGTCTTTCATGTTTCTAACCATGACTTTGTTACAGGAGGCATTAATGTTGCTCCTGTTTTGGGACATAGTAGTGTGGTGGAGGGAAAAGTTCATGCACAGGTAATTTATTCTGCCCTTATTATTGGAGGCCTTCTTATTATAGGGGTTTACTATTTGGGTATGTTTGTCCTCAAGACCTCTGAGTGTAGTTTTCTGTTTTTCTCATTGATTTGTTTGTTTAGTGCCATACGCGAGTCCTTTGCTGGCAGCACAGTGTTTTTTCTGCTTTGGCCAGAGGCGGACTGGCATCTTTCACTTCAAGGTTTATACTTGACATTTCCCTTTGCTTATATATGCTTTTCTTTGTTTATAAGTAGTTTGTTTCCTGATAGGTTCTCTCGTAAAGTGAAGCATGCTGTGGTTATAACAGGAATGGCTTATGTGCTATTGGTGTTGGTTTCTCCCAATGCTGTTTATGGAAAATTTTTGGGAGTAATATTTGTGCTTTTTGCTAGTTCTTGTATCTATATTTTTGGGATAGTATTAAAAGCGAGTAAAGACAAGGCACCCGGAAGTAATTTTGTGCTTGTTGGGATGGTCTTGATCTTTGTGACGGCCTTTAATGATATTCTTAATGAACTTCAATTTATTGAGAGTGCTTATTTCTTGCCAGTGGCATTTTTTGCTTTTGTCGTCTTACAAAGTCTTAACCTTGCCCAAAGGTATGCTTTTGTATTCAAGCAGACTGAAGCAATGGCCAAAGATTTATTGGATACAAGGGCAGCTTATGAAAAACAGGTCGAACAAACCAAAACAGCTGAGAAGCTTAAAGAAATAGAAGCCTTTAAAAACCGGTTCTTTTCAAATGTTACCCATGAGTTTAGGACTCCTTTGACTGTTATTAGCCTTTTAGCTGGAAAGTTGGAAAAGTATAATGTTGATCAAAAAGTCTTGGCAGGAATTCGCAACAGCTCTAATCAACTCTTGGGTTTAGTCAATCAGTTGCTGGATATGGGAAAGGCAGATTCTGGAGCTATCCAGCTAAAACCTGTAAATTTAAACGAGGTTGTTAAAAACGCAATAGTGGGCTTTTCTACTGTGGCAGAAAATGCTCATATAAAATTGGTTTTGCATAACAAGCTTTCAGATGCAAGTTTTATCGTTGACTTAGATAAGTTTGAGAAGGTATTAAATAATTTATTGTCAAATGCTCTTAAATTTACTCCTCCTGGTGGTTTAGTTGAAGTTTCGGCAACTGTCGATCAACGGTCGCATCTTAAACTTGTTGTGTCTGATAGTGGGAGAGGAATCAGTGAGGAAGAGAAGCAAAAGGTTTTCGATCGTTTTTATCAGGTTCAAGATGCTGGCCAAAAAGTAAAGAAGGGGACGGGTATAGGTCTTGCCCTTGTCAAGGAGTGTGTAGAAAGTATGCACGGAACCGTCTCCTTAGAAAGCACCTTGGGGAAAGGCAGTACTTTTACTGTTGACATTCCATTGATTTTTGAGGAACACGTACCGGAATCAAATTTGTTGCCTACTACCAAAGAAGAGCAGGCGGCGGATCTAGCACCTTCTCTTTATGCTCCAAACAAGCCTTTGGTATTACTTGCAGAAGACAATGAAGCCTTGCTTACAGTGCTTGCAGAACAATTACGTGAATTTTGCACTGTGATATGCGCACGTACAGGGAGTGAAGCTTGGGCTATGGTACAGGACAAATTTCCTGAATTTATTATTTCTGATGTAATGATGCCTGAAATAGATGGCTTTGAGCTGTGCCGAAGGGTGAAGACTGAAAAACTAACCTCACATATAGGAGTGATTTTATTAACGGCCAAGGCTACTCCTAATGACGTCCTGCAAGGGTTGGGAAGTTTTGCAGACGATTACCTTACCAAGCCATTTTTGTTTGAAGAGTTAAAACTAAGGATTAGAAACTTTTTCTCTAATAAGCTTTTGCTAAAGGAACATCTGAAAAATGAGTTAAACAGCCCTATAATTCAAAAGAAACATGCAGTTAAAGGTGCAGATCCTTTCTTGAATGAAATATATGCTTTCCTAGACAAGCGTTTGGACGACTCTAAGCTTTCTGTTTCAGAGCTTGCTCACCACATGTCTGTAAGCTCAAAAACCCTCAACCGTAAACTTTCTGCCGTAATAGGTGTCAATGCAAATGAGGTTATTAGGAACTATAGGCTGAAAAGGGCTTCGGTTATGCTTAAATCAGGCTATAGTGTTACTGATACTGCCTATCAAACTGGCTTTTCGAGCCCTTTTTATTTTGGCCAGTGTTTTAAGGCTTTGTATGGAATGACTCCAACCGAATTTATAGGTAAAGAAGAGTCGGCAGTGTAAACAGGGCGGTTTTATCTGAGCGCTTACCAATCACCTTTTAGGTTTTTTTATTTATTTCTTTTTTAAAGAATAATTTTTTTGTTTAAATTATCTGATTTTAAGCGGTTTATGTTTTGTGTCTCAAAACTTGTAACGCATTGTCCCAAATGTTAGTGTGTTTTTTAGCACTTTTTCAAATCTTTGGTCATATCAGATAGTGAAAGGTTAAAACACTTTCCGGTTAAGATCATGTTTGTAATAGAAAGTCAAAAACAGTCAAAGAACTTTAGAAAAGAAAGCTTTGATTCAATTAAGAAAGTTTTTTATGCAGGACTTCTTAAACGACTGCAAAATGATGGTTATTTTTCCTCTTCCGATTTACAAATGCTCGACTTGACCGGTATAGGGGAGTTTCCTTGGAGCTGGAATTCTGATATCGCATTTAATAAGGGATCTTACAACTGGCTAAACCATTTTTTTTTCTTAAACCCTGACGGTTATCTCCAAGCCGACAATAACAGTTTATTGTCGGCTTACTATGAAACATTGCTATCAATTGATTATGCACTGTCAAATGATGAGCAACATAGACTTGAGACAGTAGTCCAAAGGAATAGAGATCATGCAGAAGAGGTTATTAATAGTTTTATGGCTCTTTTTGGGGCTATTCCGTCAGGGTTTTCAGAAAGTATTGTTTCCAAATTAAATTACATTTCTTGTCAGATACTTAGTTGGGGCAATAACCCAATTGTGTTGGATGATCTTGTAGATTATAAGAGTGCATTAGTTCAACTTTCAAACCGCCCAGCATACTCTGAGAAAGTGATATTCAAATTTGTTGCCTATTTACATGTGACAAAATCGGTGAGGTCTCTCCAAAATGCTTGTTTGTCCGGGTGTGAACTTGTTCTAAACTGTATCAGGAATATTCAACAAGTCCCTTCTTATCTCTCAGAAGGCTGGATGCTAGTTAAAGGGCAGGATGGGATGCATGTGGTGCCCCGTATTAACATCAAAGAGTCGGTAACTGATATCCAAAAAAGCTTGTTTTACCCACCTCAAAACTCCACTATTACCTTGCATATGCAGAAGAATTTGTCCGGTTCTGTTAAAACTACAGTGCCAGGTAGTGGAGTAGCCCATGGGAATGATACATGGATTACCATGTATACAGGTAATAATGAAGTTTACACCCCCTTTTCTTTTTCAAAAGCACTTAAAGAGGCCAGTATTAAGGTTACTTACCAAGGTTTGACGGAAATAACACCAGAGCCTTTGCAATATGATCCCCTGAAGAAAACCGGGTGGTGGAATCCAAGGCTTATTCATCATGCGCTAAAGAGTGTGTCAGGGTCAGGACTGAGTTTTAAAGTACCTAGAACAGGTAGAGGAAAATATGGGTTCCTTTCTTCCTTTGTAATAGGTCAGCATCCAATATTTGAAATAACTTATAAGAGTAAAAATGCCAGCACATTCTCAGAAGTTTTTACGAAGAATGGCTGTTGGGGTATTGATTTTCTAGGTTGTCCATTGTGTAGCGGTGCTAGAAATGCTTACATTCCAGAGTTATATCAAGATACAAGCGCAGGAACTGTTACTATTAAGATGGTTCCCAAGCCTAGCTATCAGGGTTCGTCAGGCCCTCTTGCTCATGTTATAGGAGCTTCAATCGAGTGGTTGTCCTTGTAAGAGGAATTAAACAGAACAGAAGTTATGTCTATGACTAAACCTGTTTTTGTTAAAAAAAGCCATGCGGGCTCAAACTGATTAAGGTGTGTTTACCAACCTTCTTTGCCTAACAGAGGGACAAACCTAAACAAACCATAATCCTGTTGCTCAATGGTATTGTCCTCTTTTTTGACAACTCTGAGCATTTTTTGTTGATCTGCATTCCCTACTGGGATTACCATAATGCCACCAGGGTTTAATTGTGATAACAAGGTTTCAGGTATTGCAGGCGCTCCGGCAGTAACAATGATTTTGTCATATGGGGCATGGGTAGGCATACCTAGGGTTCCATCTCCATGAAAAAAGTGCGCCTTATAGCCAAATGATGGTAGAAATTGCTTGGCACGTTCATAAAGGGCTTTTTTATATTCTATCGTATATACCCTAGCGCCGAGTTCTAGCAGTACGCAGCATTGGTACCCAGAACCTGTGCCTATTTCTAATATTTTATCACCTGGTTTTACGCTTAGCAAATGTGTTTGGACAGCAACCGTAAAGGGTTGAGAAATAGTTTGGCCTTCTCCTATGGGAAAAGCTTTATCTTGATAAGCGTGAGATTCAAAAGCCTTGTCAAAGAAAAAATGACGGGGAACGTTGCCGATGGCCTTTAATACATTTTCGTCATTTACCCCTTTTTGTCTCAGCTTTCTTACAAGCTGATTTCTCATACCCATATGTTTATAGCTGTCTTCTGACATTCTTTATGTGTTTTATATTTAAAAAAGCTATAATTTTGTGAAATCAAATTTAAGGAAGTTAAACCACTTTTGTGTCTTCTTGCGTTAGATAAAAAAATAAATATTTTGTGCCTTGACCTGTGAAATGAATTCAAACGGCAGGTATAATTTTTAAGGGAGATAATAACTTGAAAAAAACACTCCATATTCTCAGGTTTTTAGTTGGGGATTTTCTTGCTGCTGCATTAGCCTGGATATGCTTTTATACCATTCGTAGGCACTTGCTGGGGGAGGAGCCACAGCGACTGGATGCTGAACTGATCGGAAACTCTATGATAATAGGAAGTTTCTGGATTATATTTTACGCTTTTTTTGGCTTGTACAGCAATATATATAACAAGTCCCGTATCAAAGAATTCTTTTGGTTGTTTACGACTACCTTCTTAGGTGCCGTATTTATCTTTTTTGTTCTATTGCTTGACGATGAAGGGGTTGACAATTATACGGCTTATTATAAAACTTTTTCTGCCTATTTTCTTTTGCAGTTCACTTTTACTGCTATCGAGAAAATATCTATTATATCGTATACTCAATGGCTTTTGAAAAGCAAGCGGGTATGTTTTAATACATTATTGATAGGGTCAGACCAAAATGCTTTAGAAATTCTTAATGAAGTAGAGAAAAGCATTGAAACTTTAGGGATGCACTTTATTGGGTACATGCATGTGTTCGATAACAATTCACACTTTCTTAAAGATCGGTTACGGCATTTTGGGCACTACGACCATTTGGAAAAGGTGATTAGGCGATGTAATGTAGAACACATAGTTATAGCGCTTGAGCCGTCTGAGCATGGAAAAATTTCTCAGATTCTTTCTATGCTCAACAGTACAAATGTGAAAGTTCATATTATCCCTGATATCTATCAGTTGATCGTAGGATCGGTAAAGGTTAAGCAGATTTTTGGGCTTCCGCTGATTCAGATAAACCAAGATATTATACCTGTTTGGCAAAAGGCGACTAAAAGAGCTATTGACATTTTCATTTCTTTTTCCGTTCTTTTAATCGGAATGCCTGTTTTTGTTGTTTTAGCCCTTGTTACCAAGCTATCTTCTAAAGGCCCTATATTTTATACTCAAGAAAGGATTGGCAGGGACGGTATCCCATTTAATATTGTGAAATATAGGAGTATGTACATAGGGTCTGAGCAAAATGGGCCAGCTTTGGCTTGCGATGATGATCCTAGAGTTACACCATGGGGCAGGTTTATGAGAAAAACAAGGCTTGATGAATTGCCTCAGTTCTATAACGTTTTAATTGGGGACATGTCTTTGGTAGGCCCTAGACCTGAAAGACAGTATTTTATAGATCAAATAGTTAAGTTGGCACCGCATTATAAACACCTGCAAAGAGTTAGGCCGGGAATAACCTCTCTCGGACAGGTGAAATATGGGTATGCCGAAAATGTAGATCAAATGGTAAACCGTTTGAAATATGACGTCTTGTACATTGAAAATATGTCCCTGGCATTAGATTTACAGATTATTTTTTACACTATTATAATAATGATTCAAGGGAGGGGCAAATAACTATGTTTACCGGAATAATAGAAGGGTTAGGAAAAGTCGTAAAAATTGAACCAGAAAAGGGAAATATTCATTTTTATATAGAAGCGCCTTTCACTTCAGAATTAAAGCCTGATCAAAGTGTGTCCCATAATGGCGCTTGTTTAACTGTTACCCAGGTTTTTGACAGTTGCTATACCGTAACATTAATCGAAGAAACCTTAAATAAAACATGTCTTGGCAAA is from Cytophagaceae bacterium ABcell3 and encodes:
- a CDS encoding protein-L-isoaspartate(D-aspartate) O-methyltransferase, with the translated sequence MSEDSYKHMGMRNQLVRKLRQKGVNDENVLKAIGNVPRHFFFDKAFESHAYQDKAFPIGEGQTISQPFTVAVQTHLLSVKPGDKILEIGTGSGYQCCVLLELGARVYTIEYKKALYERAKQFLPSFGYKAHFFHGDGTLGMPTHAPYDKIIVTAGAPAIPETLLSQLNPGGIMVIPVGNADQQKMLRVVKKEDNTIEQQDYGLFRFVPLLGKEGW
- a CDS encoding sugar transferase, with the translated sequence MKKTLHILRFLVGDFLAAALAWICFYTIRRHLLGEEPQRLDAELIGNSMIIGSFWIIFYAFFGLYSNIYNKSRIKEFFWLFTTTFLGAVFIFFVLLLDDEGVDNYTAYYKTFSAYFLLQFTFTAIEKISIISYTQWLLKSKRVCFNTLLIGSDQNALEILNEVEKSIETLGMHFIGYMHVFDNNSHFLKDRLRHFGHYDHLEKVIRRCNVEHIVIALEPSEHGKISQILSMLNSTNVKVHIIPDIYQLIVGSVKVKQIFGLPLIQINQDIIPVWQKATKRAIDIFISFSVLLIGMPVFVVLALVTKLSSKGPIFYTQERIGRDGIPFNIVKYRSMYIGSEQNGPALACDDDPRVTPWGRFMRKTRLDELPQFYNVLIGDMSLVGPRPERQYFIDQIVKLAPHYKHLQRVRPGITSLGQVKYGYAENVDQMVNRLKYDVLYIENMSLALDLQIIFYTIIIMIQGRGK
- a CDS encoding 7TM diverse intracellular signaling domain-containing protein encodes the protein MLRKLFLILLLLFLYDYVSAVNISNGTLKLSEQSCEETASLSGTWYFSWGKFVSSQQLEKEGEFATVPGEWKESAVGFCTYGLKVVVPDTGKNYTIYIPSVHSAYKIYIDDVLVGQVGKPTMGGDMVPQTVPRKFSFRPNKDTTWLVFHVSNHDFVTGGINVAPVLGHSSVVEGKVHAQVIYSALIIGGLLIIGVYYLGMFVLKTSECSFLFFSLICLFSAIRESFAGSTVFFLLWPEADWHLSLQGLYLTFPFAYICFSLFISSLFPDRFSRKVKHAVVITGMAYVLLVLVSPNAVYGKFLGVIFVLFASSCIYIFGIVLKASKDKAPGSNFVLVGMVLIFVTAFNDILNELQFIESAYFLPVAFFAFVVLQSLNLAQRYAFVFKQTEAMAKDLLDTRAAYEKQVEQTKTAEKLKEIEAFKNRFFSNVTHEFRTPLTVISLLAGKLEKYNVDQKVLAGIRNSSNQLLGLVNQLLDMGKADSGAIQLKPVNLNEVVKNAIVGFSTVAENAHIKLVLHNKLSDASFIVDLDKFEKVLNNLLSNALKFTPPGGLVEVSATVDQRSHLKLVVSDSGRGISEEEKQKVFDRFYQVQDAGQKVKKGTGIGLALVKECVESMHGTVSLESTLGKGSTFTVDIPLIFEEHVPESNLLPTTKEEQAADLAPSLYAPNKPLVLLAEDNEALLTVLAEQLREFCTVICARTGSEAWAMVQDKFPEFIISDVMMPEIDGFELCRRVKTEKLTSHIGVILLTAKATPNDVLQGLGSFADDYLTKPFLFEELKLRIRNFFSNKLLLKEHLKNELNSPIIQKKHAVKGADPFLNEIYAFLDKRLDDSKLSVSELAHHMSVSSKTLNRKLSAVIGVNANEVIRNYRLKRASVMLKSGYSVTDTAYQTGFSSPFYFGQCFKALYGMTPTEFIGKEESAV
- a CDS encoding YceI family protein; protein product: MKVRHIVFGLMASVALYSCGGSQDNTEQSSAKKAVVEENEGAEELSLVVDTEASNVKWKGTMIKIKHHAGDLKLKEGNLVVKGNSVTGGSFTADLSSIKPTDDNYDEENTPSKLVGHLSSDDFFDVENYPEATFVINEVEGNTLVGDLTVRGITNEEKVTDVVVEEVDGVVTASGKLVFDRQDYEVAWSSGMKDVVLADDIELEISLVSKK